In the Salvia miltiorrhiza cultivar Shanhuang (shh) chromosome 8, IMPLAD_Smil_shh, whole genome shotgun sequence genome, ACCTATCAAGAATGTGATAGCAGAGAAATCTCCAAGCTGGATAATGGTTGATTTCTTTCACCACTGGGCAGTTGACATCGCGCAAGAACTGGACATCCCATTAATATTTTTCTCCATCTCAACTGCTAGCACATTGGTCTTCTTCTGGTCGCCGGAGTTTCTGGCTGGCGAGGGGCGGAGGCAGGCGAGGCCGTCACCGGCCAACATGATGGCCCCTCCGGATTGGGTGGATTTCCCATCGCAGGTAGCTTGCAGGAATGATCATGAAGCTGTAGTCATGCATAATCAATTGTACAGAACAGGAGCATCTGGAATAGAAGATGCAGCACGGCTGGCTAAGTTAATCCAAGGCAGCCATGCTTTGGCCCTTCGTAGTTGCGTGGAGCTCGAAGGCGATTACCTAAAAGTCTACTCTAATATCACCGGAAAGCCGGTGTTTCCGGTGGGATGCCTTCCACCTGCAgagaaggaggaggaggagaagaggGTTGTGGCAGAAGAGCCATGGAGTAAAATCTTTGATTGGCTCGACAAACAGGAGCCAACTTCCGTTGTATTTGTAGGGTTTGGGAGCGAGTACAAACTGCAGAGAGAAGAGATCCATGAGATAGCGTATGGGATTGAGCTTTCCGGGCTTCCCTTCCTGTTCGTGGTAAGGAAGCCCGACTGGGCAGGTGATGTAGATGATCAGATACTGCCGCCCGGGTTTGAGGCCCGGGTGGCGGGGCGGGGAGTGGTGCAGGTAGGATGGGCACCCCAGAGGGAGATTCTTGCCCATCCTTCCATAGGAGCTTCATTGTTTCATGCAGGATGGACTTCTGTTGTGGAAGCTATGGTTCATGGCCACCGCCTAGTGCTGTTGCCCTTCATTATCGCGCAGCCGTTGGATTCGAGGCTTCTGGTTGAGAAGGGATTAGCGGTAGAGGTTGAAAGAGGTGAAGATGGATCCTTTACTAGAAATGGCATTGCAAATGCGTTGACAAAAGCCATGGTATCTAAGGAAGGTGAAACACTAAGAGCTCGAAATAAAGAAGCTGCAAAAGAGATTTTCGCAAATAAACAACTGAACAATGATTACATCAAGAAGTTTGCAGAGTATCTGAAAAAtggaataaaagaaaataagttATAAGCTCTTTTGCTGAGTGCTAGCATTATGTATGTACCTATGTATGTATCTTTTTGCTACTATAAGGGTGATTAATAAACTATGTATTTTGTGAACTTAAATCACTCTTACATTCTTATCAACCGCAACTTGAACTCCCAAAAGCTATGATGAAAAGAATATGGGATTCCCACCTATGCCTTGTTTGTTGCTCTAACTTGAGAAAGCACAGGATAATAAATGATAACTCGAGAGAGCACTAATTTGGTGGCATACAAAGATAAGCTTGCTTCCTAAGAGAATTCAAAATCCAGAAAACTTTAATAAACTAAGAAGAAAGATAAATCTAACCTCAAACGTTTAAGTTAAGCACCATGTGGCTTCATGACCCGGACAGCCTTTACAAAGCTATCCtgctcttcttcttttccctaCATAAATTCAAACCACAACGAGCCGTTGAAGcgacaaaaagataaaagagaaCAGATACTGTAAAATTGGATGGTCGTTCCACATATACTGCCCTAAGAGGCCAAGAAGAGATATGAAACCATTAGCATTTCAATGTGCAGCATGATCCACACAGGGAATGAGATGAAGGAGAAATTGCTTAAATATTCTGGTTGCCAACATCAAGCAGATGAAAATGATCACTAACTGACAGCTGACCGAATTAACTATAAACCTATATCTAAAGTCTGCTGTATTTGTAATAAAGAAATGGAATCTAACTCCCACCTCTTTTTTTCTTGTGCAGGAACTGCCAAAGTTTGGCTGTACATTAGAGAATGGGCAAAAATCAGCCATTCAGTGACCACTCTACTTAGTATGAAAAGGGGAAGGGCTCGACAATTTACCGGAAAGCATTAACACCCATCTTACCTTCTACCACCTATCATTTGTGGTCAGCTAGAAATAGATTAGTGTTTGAGAATGAGCCCTTTGTTGTTAAAAAAATTGCCCTGAGCATTATCAAGGATATCTACGCCATCCTTTTTGGCTCCCTTCCGGAGGAGACTGTCCGGGCACACCTTGACAGATGCACAAACCAATACACTATCCACATCCTCCTATCGGGTAACTCGCCTCCTTAAAACAAACACCTTTCCTTTTCTTGCTTTGATCTTGTACTTGGGTTGTATTTAGGTCTGGCGATTTTAGTCCAAAGACTTTGTAGAGTCGGGGTCAACTTCTCTACCGAACCAGGCAGCTTGATCCTTACAACTTGGCCGGCCTCTACCCGGCAGATGGTGCTGAAACTTGATGCCAAATGCTGTCTGTTCCTGAAGCAGTTTGCAGCAGCCAAGCTGTGCTGCCAACTTCCTCCTTCCAGAGGTAGCGCCTTGGACTCCTATCTGCCTTGCTTCTGGTTAACCCCTCAAGCCGAAGAAATCAATTGTTTCTTCTTTCAGTTGTTGATTGATTGCTGGTTATCCCAAGTAGCATTACTTTTCCTGGGGTGTGGTTTTCGCACACAGCCATGTCGTGTATTGAACTTGTTTAATGAATGGTGTTTGTGTGGGTGTGTCGGAGAGCTTGCGCTAGGCCCAACCGAAGCAAGCCATGTCCATGTGTCAATCTCTAATCAATCACACAAACTACCTATACgaaaaagggaaaaaggaaaatgtggtatttaaaaagaatataaaatCTGCAAAACAATCCTAAACAATAACACTTCTCTGATTTGTGCTGATGCGTTTCATTTTTTATCAGAGTTAATGATCCACTGTCACATGAATTATCTAAATTGCTTGCCTTGACTTGGATGTACCTTGTTATTGAATAGTGGCATTATCTTAGTTTGTAAATTGGGTACCTTCTTTAAGGTTTCCCTCCCCACCCCCCTGCCCCCCTTTTCTCACTTGAGATGGGGGTTTTGTGGCATCTGTTTTCCCCTCGGGTATGCCTGAGGTTTGTTTGTACACactttttttcattatttatatatttttcgtattttcatcaaaaaaaaaatgatcacTAACAGCCAAATAGAAATGACTACTGCTCTTGCTTCCATATTGGAGGTGAAGTGAATGTTCATTATATTGCCATTGGATTTTAGAAAATTTGGACCCTAACAAGCATATGAGAAACCAAAATTATGATGAATTCATATAAAAACAGAGAGTTCGAGAGAATTTTCTGCAGTCAGCAATGGTATTATGTAAAAAGCTCATTTCTACTACTTGACCTTCAACCTATCAGATTATGATCATAATCATAAAATATCAGATTATGTGCAGAGTTTCAATTCTGTTTGATTTACTGTTTAGGCTGAGAATATATAAACATTTCTAATCTATCTCACTTTTTTCGTAGAATCTGTGAGTTTCGATCCAAGATTCCAAATCTCCAAATGAACGAATTGTAAGAACAAATCAAAACAGTAAAATACACCAatgtttacgtggttcggatgtGAATCCTACTCCACGGAAGGGTCAAGGCAGCAATCACTATATTGATGAAGATTGAATGTACAACAGATTACAAAGAATCACACAAATCTCTCCGGCCCTTTCCAGCCTTTTTCCGCTCGTGTTTTCTCTCCTGTATCTGCTCTCTCTGTAAATTCTACATACTAAAATGAAtagaaaatacaatataaaaatTGAGAAGAAAGAAATAATCCTGAACGTACAAATCATCCTACGGCTGAGATCTAATAAGATGTAACTAATTAGAATCCAGCGTGGCAGAGCTCACGTCCAACTTCTTTTGTTCCTTTATACCACATATATGCAACTTATGCACATACActaacaatctccaccttgtgCATAGCTTGCATGAACTCCTTTCCCCTTCACTTAGTCCCATCACAGGACTACCCTC is a window encoding:
- the LOC130999035 gene encoding putative UDP-rhamnose:rhamnosyltransferase 1 — encoded protein: MNKDGRRMSEENEVHVVMLPWLAFGHMIPFLDLSIALAKFGIHVSYISTPQNIPRLPQIPPNLSQFIEFVPLPLPSLDSDPLPENAEATTDIPAERMDDLKIACDLLQEPIKNVIAEKSPSWIMVDFFHHWAVDIAQELDIPLIFFSISTASTLVFFWSPEFLAGEGRRQARPSPANMMAPPDWVDFPSQVACRNDHEAVVMHNQLYRTGASGIEDAARLAKLIQGSHALALRSCVELEGDYLKVYSNITGKPVFPVGCLPPAEKEEEEKRVVAEEPWSKIFDWLDKQEPTSVVFVGFGSEYKLQREEIHEIAYGIELSGLPFLFVVRKPDWAGDVDDQILPPGFEARVAGRGVVQVGWAPQREILAHPSIGASLFHAGWTSVVEAMVHGHRLVLLPFIIAQPLDSRLLVEKGLAVEVERGEDGSFTRNGIANALTKAMVSKEGETLRARNKEAAKEIFANKQLNNDYIKKFAEYLKNGIKENKL